The Arcobacter roscoffensis genome segment TCATCAGTTCCCCACTCATCTGTATTACCAGAAACTTTTACAGTTGTTGATGGGTTTAATGCAGATAATTTTGAAGCATTAGTCATTGCTTTTTCTTTCATATCAGCAGTTAAGTTATATTTATCAAATCCAAAATAAATATTTTCGATTAATACTTTTTTACCATTAATCATATAATAAGCACCATTTCCTGCTTTTTCAAGCATTGAAAAGCTACCATCCATTACTTGCTCTACATTTGTATCTGGAATAGTATTTAACGCAGTCTCAGAGTTTTGCTCAGGTGCATTATTTACATTCATATCTACGTTTTTTTCACTACACCCTGTAAATAATACAGATGCTATCAAGAAAGAGTAAATGCTAATTTTTTTCATAAATTTGTCCTTAGAATTAAAAATTTACTTTGATTTTACAAAATCAAAACTTAATTAATCATTATT includes the following:
- a CDS encoding OmpA family protein, which produces MKKISIYSFLIASVLFTGCSEKNVDMNVNNAPEQNSETALNTIPDTNVEQVMDGSFSMLEKAGNGAYYMINGKKVLIENIYFGFDKYNLTADMKEKAMTNASKLSALNPSTTVKVSGNTDEWGTDEYNYALGLKRAKAVKNVLENNGVEANISLISLGESNPVCTEKNKNCWSKNRRVEHTLAK